One genomic window of Arachis hypogaea cultivar Tifrunner chromosome 8, arahy.Tifrunner.gnm2.J5K5, whole genome shotgun sequence includes the following:
- the LOC112706817 gene encoding probable receptor-like protein kinase At1g33260, translating to MCKTKMATNAANPTSSPRPSRNPASRSNSQPSTQAQTPRTSTPKPTAPSRFSPTATATATTTSYSDPTTSSSYGSFSTTGYRLSSDNSISSRTSLTHLRDTLPENPNIYDFSEICVATNNFLAKRYSSSSSTPSWRCTLRGADVIVFQRKFRRKLETSQLRERLSLICRSHIVSIIKLLGASISGDHIYLVYEFVHGANLSECLRNKINTHFTVLSTWLSRMQVATDVAHGLDYVHNKTGLSITFVHNHIKSSAIVITEPNFNARVCHFGAAQLCGEIQEEESDVAAAKLGEIEEEPLASPSPARSEKWKRSGGSGMQFEGVRGYMSPEFQATGVATQKSDVYAFGVVMLELLSGEEPLRFRYDKKSGEFVRTSVIDAARAAVDGGEGALRRWVDKRLKDSFPVEVAEKVTRVALDCVHVDPDKRPKMGRVADKISKLYLESKIWSENVRMPTEISVSLAPR from the coding sequence ATGTGTAagaccaaaatggccaccaacgcCGCCAACCCTACCTCAAGCCCACGACCCTCTCGAAATCCGGCCTCCCGCTCCAACTCCCAGCCCAGTACTCAAGCCCAAACGCCAAGGACATCGACACCAAAGCCCACCGCTCCATCCCGCTTTTCCCCAACCGCAACCGCAACCGCAACCACCACCTCCTACTCGGACCCTACAACATCATCTTCCTACGGCAGCTTCTCCACCACCGGCTACCGCCTCTCCTCCGACAACTCCATCTCCAGCCGCACCTCCCTCACCCACCTTCGCGATACTCTCCCCGAAAACCCAAACATCTATGACTTCTCCGAAATATGCGTCGCCACCAACAACTTCCTCGCCAAGCGCTACTCCTCCTCATCTTCCACTCCTTCCTGGCGCTGCACTCTACGCGGTGCTGACGTCATCGTCTTCCAGCGCAAGTTCCGCCGGAAGCTCGAGACCTCGCAGCTCCGGGAGCGGCTCTCCCTGATCTGCCGGAGCCATATCGTCAGCATCATCAAGCTCCTCGGCGCGTCCATCTCCGGCGACCACATCTACCTCGTCTACGAGTTCGTCCACGGCGCGAACCTCTCCGAATGCCTTCGGAACAAGATCAACACTCACTTCACGGTGCTGTCGACTTGGCTCTCGAGAATGCAGGTGGCCACCGATGTCGCTCACGGCCTCGATTACGTTCACAACAAGACAGGATTGAGCATCACTTTCGTCCACAACCACATCAAGAGCAGCGCTATAGTCATCACCGAGCCTAATTTCAATGCTAGGGTTTGCCATTTCGGTGCCGCGCAGCTCTGCGGTGAGATCCAGGAAGAGGAAAGCGATGTCGCTGCCGCGAAATTGGGAGAAATCGAGGAGGAACCCTTGGCATCTCCTTCCCCGGCGAGGTCCGAAAAATGGAAACGATCGGGTGGTTCTGGCATGCAATTCGAGGGGGTGAGGGGCTACATGTCGCCGGAATTTCAGGCCACCGGCGTGGCGACGCAGAAGTCCGACGTGTACGCGTTCGGTGTGGTCATGCTGGAGCTTCTCTCCGGGGAGGAGCCGCTGAGGTTCAGGTACGACAAGAAGAGTGGAGAGTTCGTGAGGACATCTGTGATCGACGCTGCGAGGGCGGCCGTGGACGGTGGTGAGGGGGCGCTGAGGAGGTGGGTGGATAAGAGGCTGAAAGACTCGTTCCCGGTTGAGGTTGCCGAGAAGGTGACACGTGTGGCGTTGGATTGCGTACACGTGGATCCAGATAAGAGGCCCAAGATGGGTCGCGTAGCTGACAAGATATCAAAGCTGTATTTGGAATCAAAGATTTGGTCTGAAAATGTTAGAATGCCCACTGAAATTTCTGTTTCTTTGGCTCCTCGATGA